A genomic segment from Spinacia oleracea cultivar Varoflay chromosome 3, BTI_SOV_V1, whole genome shotgun sequence encodes:
- the LOC130469616 gene encoding putative disease resistance protein RGA4, translating to MKLWLSRLKSVVYDIDDLLDEVAFDALQRRVNEGHFLRQLWYYLSSSNPLIFSFNLSRKVGDLRENVERIVAMNNDFRLTERPVERSVDDDKRIGMGRIGKTALAKLVYYDVNDFDVEVMGSIILCTTRNRQVASRIGTIVAYDLNYLPDDFCWSLFKQHAFYEGERNYQNLQEIGWSIVKKCGGIPLIDRSLSTNFVPYMWSALGLLPQHEDIEASGYSYFMKLVSNSLVQVPISHYNGIYCASKMHSILHHLAVKILGEELAVVTFDKLAVTEFTRHIVWGRCSETSDSFKNKIFPQQLRIARNAPTFRFGDTMKKRTNIISMWDDANVGHLSSLRTLNIIDCPKLTCLPNNIKSLRDIQLRNCESLNLEKGEGLQGLCSLHVLSIENLKLVRRLPIGQTTAASLKQLIIRDCSSLIELPADRFTSLKEISISDCPNLSSLPTTFRHLTSLQRLYIERCSLLSTRYNAPNGKDYSLVRHIPGFRITW from the exons atgaaACTTTGGCTAAGCCGTCTCAAGAGTGTTGTGTATGATATAGATGATCTCTTGGATGAGGTGGCCTTTGATGCTTTGCAACGCCGTGTAAATGAAGGCCATTTTCTCCGCCAGCTTTGGTACTATCTGTCCTCTTCaaatcctttgattttctcttttaatTTGAGTCGCAAAgtaggagacctcagggaaaaTGTTGAAAGAATTGTGGCTATGAATAATGATTTTCGTTTGACTGAGCGTCCGGTTGAACGCTCAGTTGATGATGACAAAAGGA TCGGGATGGGTAGGATTGGGAAAACAGCATTAGCTAAGTTGGTGTATTATGATGTCAATGATTTTGATGTCGAAGTTATGG GGAGTATAATTTTGTGCACCACAAGAAATAGACAAGTTGCTTCTCGTATTGGAACCATTGTGGCATATGACTTGAACTATCTTCCAGATGATTTTTGTTGGTCTCTATTCAAGCAACATGCATTCTACGAAGGAGAACGCAACTATCAAAATCTTCAGGAGATTGGTTGGTCTATTGTCAAAAAATGTGGTGGCATCCCACTTATT GATAGGAGTCTTTCTACCAACTTTGTTCCATATATGTGGAGCGCACTTGGGTTGTTGCCCCAACACGAAGATATTGAAGCCTCCGGATACTCTTACTTCATGAAACTGGTATCAAATTCCCTTGTTCAAGTACCAATTAGTCATTATAATGGGATTTATTGCGCGTCTAAAATGCATAGTATTTTGCATCATCTGGCTGTGAAAATCTTAGGTGAAGAGTTGGCTGTTGTAACTTTTGATAAGCTAGCAGTTACAGAATTTACTAGGCATATTGTTTGGGGACGATGTTCTGAGACTTCTGACAGTTTTAAAAATAAGATATTTCCCCAACAGCTTCGCATAGCCCGGAATGCTCCAACATTTCGATTTGGAGATACCATGAAAAAGA GGACTAACATCATATCAATGTGGGATGATGCTAATGTCGGGCACCTCAGTTCCCTCCGAACGTTGAATATCATTGATTGTCCAAAACTGACATGTCTTCCAAACAATATAAAATCCCTTCGAGATATACAATTGAGAAATTGTGAATCGCTAAATCTGGAGAAGGGAGAGGGTCTTCAAGGCCTTTGTAGCCTTCATGTATTGAGCATCGAGAACCTGAAATTGGTAAGACGACTGCCAATTGGTCAGACAACTGCAGCTTCTCTTAAACAACTTATAATAAGAGACTGTAGTAGTTTGATTGAGCTTCCAGCAGATCGGTTTACCTCTCTCAAAGAAATTTCAATCTCCGATTGTCCTAATCTGTCTTCTTTGCCTACCACATTTCGTCATCTCACTTCTCTACAAAGGCTATATATTGAGCGATGCTCTCTCCTGTCAACAAGATACAATGCACCAAATGGAAAGGACTACTCACTTGTACGACACATCCCCGGATTCCGGATTACATGGTAA